A region of Cloacibacillus sp. DNA encodes the following proteins:
- a CDS encoding methyltransferase, giving the protein MTACHDLLYGVLKIIQPEEGRGLRVNVDTILLAHFTRPRRGERILEIGCAHGAISLILAKRGFAVEGIDIQPHLIELAVENAKLNGLDAKFRTADIRCYKQIAEAQSFDRIVVNPPYDEAARSRPSPKEAQAAAMHGACCALSDIIEASHYLLKNRGRLDIVMREDRIGELFELLGRAKTPPKIMRCVHPKPHERASVVLVEAMRSGRHGIVIEPPLFITAEDGEETPELKEAYVIKEDAQCRS; this is encoded by the coding sequence ATGACAGCCTGCCACGACCTTCTGTACGGCGTTTTAAAAATAATCCAGCCCGAAGAGGGGCGCGGGCTTCGCGTCAACGTCGATACGATATTGCTTGCGCACTTCACGCGGCCCAGACGCGGCGAACGGATACTCGAAATAGGCTGCGCACACGGCGCGATTTCGCTCATCCTTGCAAAAAGAGGTTTTGCCGTGGAAGGTATAGACATCCAGCCCCATCTGATAGAGCTTGCCGTGGAAAACGCAAAACTGAACGGCCTTGACGCAAAATTCCGCACCGCTGACATTCGGTGTTACAAACAGATCGCCGAAGCTCAAAGCTTCGACCGGATAGTGGTCAACCCGCCCTACGACGAGGCGGCAAGAAGCCGCCCAAGCCCCAAAGAGGCGCAGGCGGCCGCCATGCACGGCGCCTGCTGCGCTTTGAGCGATATAATAGAGGCGTCGCACTACCTGCTGAAAAACAGGGGACGGCTAGACATCGTGATGCGCGAAGACAGGATAGGCGAACTTTTTGAGCTGCTGGGACGCGCCAAGACGCCGCCTAAAATAATGCGCTGCGTCCACCCGAAGCCGCATGAAAGAGCCTCCGTAGTGCTGGTGGAGGCGATGCGTTCAGGGCGGCACGGCATCGTAATAGAGCCGCCGCTGTTTATAACGGCAGAGGACGGCGAAGAGACGCCGGAGCTCAAAGAGGCCTACGTGATAAAGGAGGATGCGCAATGCCGCTCATAA
- the metG gene encoding methionine--tRNA ligase, whose translation MSDNNFYITTPIYYVNDVPHIGHAYTTIAADVLNRWHKSGGDKSYFLTGTDEHGQKIQTVAEKRGITPIELCDEVVQNFQKLWTALDIKNDDFIRTTEPRHEKVVQEVFRRLMATGDIYKGEYEGWYCVPCETYVPEAQMGEGETCPDCHRPLTKMTEETYFFRLSKFQEPLLKFYEENPDAIMPKKRYNEVVSFIKSGLRDQSISRTTLKWGIPLPGDEAHVIYVWFDALINYLSAMDFPQPGGKWEDFWPVVRHLVGKDIIRFHCVIWPAMLMALGVNPPVRVFAHGWWTVEGEKMSKSLGNVVDPFEMAKLYGIDAFRYFLLREVPFGHDGDFSELAMVQRINSDLANDLGNLLSRSLQMVEKFRAGDVPAAYTATALDKEIEELANKTAAEMDSLVDRFAFDDALKCLWNFISRANKYIDETEPWKLGREGDVERLDAVLRTLWESLRLSAVLIAPYMPQTADKIWQQLGLSGDPLDGGRASWKWGEMPAPVKAARSGILFPRIDIEKWKAEKEERDIEKRAQADPTAYFKYLEPKPQIEYDDFAKLDLRVALVEKIEVVPKADKLYILNLDLGYEKRVIVSSIREFYKPEELEGRKILVLVNLKPAKFRGVQSNGMLLAAESPETRQEILTLVTVMDDSIPVGSRIS comes from the coding sequence ATGTCAGATAACAATTTTTACATCACTACGCCCATTTATTATGTAAACGACGTGCCTCACATAGGCCACGCATACACGACGATAGCGGCGGATGTGCTGAACCGCTGGCACAAATCTGGAGGGGACAAGAGCTATTTCCTGACCGGAACGGACGAACACGGGCAGAAGATACAGACCGTCGCCGAAAAACGCGGCATCACGCCGATTGAGCTCTGCGACGAGGTCGTACAGAATTTCCAGAAACTCTGGACGGCGCTTGACATCAAAAACGACGACTTCATCCGCACCACTGAGCCGCGCCACGAAAAGGTCGTGCAGGAAGTTTTCCGCCGCCTGATGGCCACAGGCGACATCTACAAAGGAGAATACGAAGGCTGGTACTGCGTGCCCTGCGAGACCTACGTCCCAGAGGCGCAGATGGGCGAGGGAGAGACCTGCCCCGACTGCCACAGGCCCCTTACAAAAATGACGGAGGAGACCTACTTCTTCCGCCTCTCAAAGTTCCAGGAGCCGCTGCTCAAATTCTACGAAGAAAACCCGGATGCCATCATGCCCAAGAAGCGCTACAACGAAGTTGTCAGCTTCATAAAGAGCGGCCTCCGCGACCAGTCTATATCACGCACCACGCTCAAATGGGGCATACCTCTTCCCGGAGATGAGGCGCACGTCATATATGTTTGGTTTGACGCGCTCATCAACTATCTCTCCGCTATGGATTTCCCGCAGCCCGGCGGCAAATGGGAAGATTTCTGGCCCGTAGTGCGCCACCTTGTAGGCAAAGACATCATCCGCTTCCACTGCGTCATTTGGCCCGCGATGCTGATGGCGCTCGGAGTGAACCCCCCAGTTCGCGTCTTCGCGCACGGCTGGTGGACGGTCGAAGGCGAAAAAATGTCAAAATCGCTCGGCAACGTAGTAGACCCGTTTGAAATGGCGAAGCTCTACGGCATCGACGCCTTCCGCTACTTCCTGCTCCGCGAAGTTCCCTTCGGCCACGACGGAGACTTCTCTGAACTGGCTATGGTACAGCGCATAAATTCCGACCTCGCAAACGACCTTGGCAACCTGCTCTCGCGTTCGCTGCAAATGGTTGAAAAATTCCGCGCGGGCGACGTGCCTGCGGCCTACACTGCAACTGCGCTCGACAAAGAGATAGAAGAGCTCGCCAACAAAACCGCCGCCGAAATGGATTCGCTCGTCGATCGCTTTGCCTTTGACGACGCGCTGAAATGCCTCTGGAACTTCATCAGCCGCGCCAACAAATATATCGACGAGACGGAGCCGTGGAAACTTGGCCGCGAAGGCGACGTAGAGCGTCTTGACGCCGTGCTGCGCACCCTTTGGGAATCGCTCCGCCTCTCGGCCGTGCTCATCGCGCCCTACATGCCGCAGACGGCTGACAAAATCTGGCAGCAGCTTGGACTTTCCGGCGATCCGCTTGACGGCGGACGCGCTTCGTGGAAGTGGGGAGAGATGCCGGCACCCGTCAAAGCGGCGAGAAGCGGTATACTCTTCCCGCGCATTGACATAGAAAAATGGAAGGCCGAAAAAGAAGAGCGCGACATTGAAAAGCGCGCCCAGGCAGACCCGACCGCCTATTTCAAATATCTTGAGCCGAAGCCGCAGATAGAATACGACGATTTCGCTAAGCTCGACCTGCGCGTGGCGCTCGTTGAGAAAATAGAGGTAGTGCCAAAGGCTGACAAGCTCTACATCCTGAACCTCGACCTCGGCTATGAAAAACGCGTCATCGTTTCAAGCATCCGCGAATTTTACAAGCCCGAAGAACTCGAAGGTAGAAAGATACTCGTCCTCGTAAACCTGAAGCCCGCGAAATTCCGCGGAGTGCAGAGCAACGGAATGCTGCTCGCCGCCGAAAGCCCCGAGACAAGACAGGAAATATTGACGCTCGTCACCGTAATGGACGACAGCATCCCGGTAGGTAGCCGCATAAGCTAA
- the tgt gene encoding tRNA guanosine(34) transglycosylase Tgt has protein sequence MFEYKLIAECPETGARAGEFTTPHGVIKTPVFMPVGTQATVKSMTPPELEEMGAQIILGNTYHLNMRPGEDIVAEAGGLHRFMGWNHPILTDSGGFQVFSLSKLNKIGEEGVEFRSHIDGSKHFMRPEDSMAIQEKLGSDIAMAFDECVSLPTTEKYSREAMERTIRWAKRCSDFHSRTDQALFGIVQGALYEHQRIECIERLEEIGFPGYGIGGLSVGESHAEMYRVLDALSPHMPKAKPRYLMGVGFPTNLVEGVARGIDMFDCVLPTRNGRNGQVLTRLGKMNIKNQGFARDFTPVDPTCGCYVCRNFTRAYLRHLYTAGEMLSARLCSWHNLHFLVNLMHDARAAIIDGRFPAFRRQFMENFMEGAYLNE, from the coding sequence ATGTTTGAATATAAATTGATTGCGGAATGTCCAGAAACCGGCGCGCGCGCGGGAGAGTTCACAACGCCGCACGGCGTTATCAAGACGCCCGTCTTCATGCCGGTCGGCACTCAGGCTACTGTAAAGTCGATGACGCCGCCGGAGCTTGAAGAAATGGGCGCGCAGATAATACTGGGCAATACCTACCATCTGAACATGCGGCCCGGTGAGGATATCGTGGCGGAGGCTGGCGGCCTCCACCGCTTCATGGGCTGGAATCACCCGATACTGACCGACAGCGGCGGCTTTCAGGTATTTTCGCTCTCAAAGCTCAACAAAATCGGCGAAGAGGGCGTTGAGTTTCGTTCGCACATCGACGGCAGCAAACATTTCATGCGCCCCGAGGATTCTATGGCGATACAGGAGAAGCTGGGAAGCGACATAGCGATGGCCTTTGACGAGTGCGTCTCGCTGCCGACGACGGAAAAATATTCGCGCGAGGCGATGGAGCGCACGATACGCTGGGCGAAGCGCTGTTCAGATTTTCACAGCCGCACCGACCAGGCGCTCTTTGGCATCGTACAGGGCGCGCTATACGAGCACCAGCGCATTGAATGTATAGAGCGGCTAGAAGAAATCGGCTTTCCGGGGTACGGCATAGGCGGGCTTTCCGTCGGCGAGAGCCACGCGGAGATGTACCGCGTGCTTGACGCGCTTTCGCCGCACATGCCGAAGGCAAAGCCCCGCTACCTTATGGGCGTGGGGTTTCCGACCAACCTCGTTGAGGGAGTGGCGCGCGGCATAGACATGTTCGACTGCGTCCTGCCTACGAGAAACGGGCGCAACGGCCAGGTGCTGACGCGTCTTGGAAAAATGAACATAAAAAATCAGGGCTTCGCGCGCGATTTCACGCCTGTAGACCCAACATGCGGCTGCTACGTCTGCCGCAATTTCACGCGCGCCTATCTGCGCCACCTATACACGGCGGGCGAAATGCTCTCAGCGCGCCTGTGCAGTTGGCACAACCTGCATTTCTTGGTCAACCTCATGCACGACGCGCGGGCCGCCATTATTGACGGAAGATTCCCCGCCTTCCGCCGTCAGTTTATGGAAAATTTCATGGAGGGCGCCTATCTTAATGAGTGA
- a CDS encoding Rne/Rng family ribonuclease, with the protein MAGWSKKIIANLIDPEEIRIAIIDEQGKLYEFFVERMLEHQRTGEIYKARVDSVLPGMNSAFLNLGDGRNGFLYLDDVRCGEVKPGMEMLVQVVKNARKGKGARVSPRISIAGRYMVLIPGGHETGVSKRIENDDERERLRLIAKEIRPKDFGIIIRTVAEGCDAESLRCDVEDLVSQWRAIEHSAKQNSAPCLIHRDLGLIERVLRDELTENIDEIVVDSEEEVENIQAIVRKFFPERDPEVNFFRGKIPLFDVYGLESQLAELMDRKVWLSSGAYLVIDQTEALTVIDVNTGKFIGSKNLNDTVLQTNLEAAVEIARQLRLRALGGIVVVDFIDMENEADNQALVQKLQELFKSDRCKARVYGVTGLGLVEITRKRARTDIRAAMSRGCPFCGGLGSVEKEESVAIQIKRFIRKIVLSSKSEALLIECHKAVADYISETFLSAWQEEFDKKIFLRGSQEIFWSKYRLECQGTLAQVEHKINALQKREGWAVVYRSPSA; encoded by the coding sequence ATGGCAGGTTGGTCAAAAAAGATAATAGCAAATCTTATAGACCCTGAAGAGATCAGGATAGCCATAATTGACGAACAGGGTAAACTCTACGAATTTTTTGTCGAACGTATGCTTGAACACCAGCGTACCGGCGAGATATATAAGGCGCGCGTGGACAGCGTCCTTCCCGGGATGAACTCCGCCTTCCTGAACCTGGGCGACGGCAGAAACGGATTTCTCTATCTGGACGACGTCAGATGCGGCGAGGTAAAGCCCGGCATGGAGATGCTGGTGCAGGTGGTGAAGAACGCGCGCAAAGGCAAGGGGGCGCGCGTCTCCCCGCGTATATCCATCGCGGGCCGCTACATGGTGCTTATACCCGGCGGACACGAGACGGGCGTCTCAAAGCGTATAGAAAACGACGACGAGCGCGAAAGGCTGCGCCTCATCGCAAAGGAAATTCGCCCAAAGGACTTCGGCATAATCATTAGGACCGTGGCCGAAGGCTGCGACGCGGAGAGCCTGCGCTGCGACGTGGAGGACCTCGTTTCGCAGTGGCGCGCCATAGAACACAGTGCGAAGCAGAACAGCGCGCCCTGCCTCATCCACCGCGACCTTGGGCTGATAGAGCGTGTGCTGCGCGACGAACTGACGGAAAACATCGACGAAATTGTCGTCGACAGCGAGGAAGAGGTTGAAAATATCCAGGCCATCGTCAGGAAATTCTTCCCGGAACGCGACCCAGAGGTCAATTTCTTCCGAGGAAAGATACCGCTCTTTGACGTCTACGGCCTTGAAAGCCAGCTCGCGGAGCTTATGGACAGAAAAGTGTGGCTCTCATCCGGCGCCTACCTTGTAATAGACCAGACGGAGGCGCTCACAGTCATTGACGTGAACACCGGTAAATTCATCGGGTCAAAAAATTTGAACGACACCGTGCTTCAAACAAACCTGGAGGCCGCCGTTGAGATAGCGCGTCAGCTCAGGCTTCGCGCGCTCGGCGGCATCGTAGTCGTGGACTTCATAGACATGGAAAACGAAGCGGACAATCAAGCGCTGGTGCAGAAGTTACAGGAGCTGTTCAAAAGCGACAGGTGCAAGGCGCGCGTCTACGGAGTGACGGGCCTCGGACTGGTCGAAATAACGCGCAAACGCGCGCGCACGGACATTCGCGCGGCCATGTCCCGTGGCTGTCCCTTCTGCGGAGGGCTTGGCTCCGTCGAAAAAGAAGAAAGCGTAGCCATCCAGATAAAGCGCTTCATCCGTAAAATAGTGCTCTCGTCAAAATCGGAGGCGCTTTTGATAGAATGCCACAAAGCCGTAGCTGACTACATCAGCGAGACCTTCCTAAGTGCGTGGCAGGAGGAGTTTGACAAAAAAATCTTCCTGCGCGGCAGCCAGGAGATATTTTGGAGCAAGTACCGTTTGGAATGTCAGGGCACGCTTGCCCAGGTGGAACATAAAATAAACGCACTACAGAAAAGAGAGGGCTGGGCAGTTGTATATCGGTCGCCTTCAGCTTAA
- a CDS encoding TatD family hydrolase — protein MFLTDAHCHLNKEYFPDGLDGVFTRAAENDVRRMLFAASDVASSREALSLAEEKRRLPEIYALVGVHPHEASKVSCGYLDELAQLAKSDRVSAIGEIGLDYFYDSSPRDVQRRVFSEQVELAKKIGKPIVIHVRDAADRAAGPANEELLAMLKEQNAASVGGVIHCFSGTEEDAAAALALGFYISFAGPITYPKNQRLREIAMSVPLDRLLCETDSPYLAPQGFRGKANEPRHVRSVYEYLSMLKKMPLEEFSAAVKENGERLFGWSR, from the coding sequence ATGTTTTTAACGGACGCACATTGTCATTTAAATAAAGAATATTTTCCTGACGGACTGGACGGGGTCTTTACCCGCGCTGCGGAAAACGACGTACGCAGGATGCTCTTTGCCGCGTCGGACGTCGCCTCAAGCCGCGAGGCGCTCTCGCTTGCCGAAGAAAAACGCCGTTTGCCTGAGATATACGCGCTTGTCGGAGTGCATCCACACGAGGCGTCGAAGGTCTCTTGCGGCTACCTTGACGAGCTTGCGCAGCTGGCAAAAAGCGACAGAGTCTCCGCGATAGGCGAGATAGGGCTTGACTATTTTTACGACAGCTCGCCGCGCGACGTGCAGAGGCGGGTATTCTCGGAGCAGGTGGAGCTTGCTAAAAAAATCGGCAAGCCGATAGTGATACACGTGCGCGACGCGGCAGATCGCGCCGCCGGCCCCGCAAACGAAGAGCTGCTCGCTATGCTCAAAGAGCAAAACGCGGCCTCCGTAGGCGGCGTCATACATTGCTTCTCCGGCACGGAGGAGGACGCGGCGGCGGCGCTTGCGCTTGGCTTTTACATCTCCTTCGCCGGCCCCATCACATACCCAAAAAATCAAAGGCTGCGCGAGATCGCTATGAGCGTGCCGCTAGACCGCCTTCTCTGCGAGACGGACTCGCCCTACCTGGCGCCTCAGGGCTTTCGCGGCAAGGCGAACGAGCCGCGCCACGTCCGTTCCGTCTACGAGTATCTTTCGATGCTCAAAAAGATGCCGCTTGAAGAATTCAGCGCGGCGGTCAAGGAAAACGGCGAAAGACTATTTGGATGGAGCAGATGA
- the smc gene encoding chromosome segregation protein SMC, with the protein MYIGRLQLKGFKSFGGSHDLILSSGFTAIVGPNGSGKSNLLDALRWSLGDTSASSIRVKKQSDLLFNGSQSRDAAKEAEVTLHLKEEDRLCVIKRRVTAPDGATSLFVDNSRKTLIELDEVKRGWKLEGARFAFIGQGEIQAVLKQSPSERRMHLETLFGIDIYRKKRMDSQNRLQTVKEEYDQLRHLMGELSARREEIAPEAARAAQMRAILDSIEDDRKMLYWLRRASCEQALASIVREIEAANALCEGTIFWSRFWKSAAQEIERRIGQAAQQHQQQSWELEQCRNRFASLTKSGYSSAATLRGANARLIEAGKENAETKKHYEELLADQKKGLAENKKAREEVERAQRTLEEVDKKWALYNERLEQTKTERENWNKEKGRLDGELQKCKAKLGFLGKDLLELRTKKTDAPEERKDIDLQIKLLEAECEKANAEQEVLVKEHTRLYALCQTIAQEMQRAKRNAVTLRSKLNDTVEALQAGLYPGPVKHLLSAAKLKRLDADPHAVIDVFSAPASLSAALEAYLGGRQFQLLVENMDEAGRCINRLKQNAAGVASFLPLERARPRFPNKAARLPSRGVVGWAIELIRVEPHWLPAIEHIMGDLLIVDSYDVGKELVRGGFKGPIVTTEGDVFQPGGTVSGGRSQKSGRVLEMKAQAAKLEEEAQAAQREADELSKSFKEAEGKEIAASESKETYTKKIRELNGRVALLEDQRESIAKEQRRAAGEKSRILESIKQEGANWTSILKSLEELEVKRDSASDVEDDRHLIEERERCKSEASVAAGKLSSGFAIMERIRNEVKSAENKLRRLEEEMSELDQNCVRERANLARVGGSCLEIHLRRKELLAEMEEHGGLYAKLEKARGYISDRKSGADARMRGESEKFSQAQAKKNENEREIDELINTWEEQYPYPGAAELPTDRDMEELRRKIRDGDRKIKAFGDVNMGVLSEDQNLKDRLAFLGEQTDDVRKSAQELERLINEADAMAYKQFSESLLKVDERFCFLFKKLFGGGEAHLVMTEGETIWNTGVEIDARLPGKHAQVLSQYSGGEISLISVSLLFATMEVAGSPIAVLDEVDAALDESNLRRFSELTKEYAKSRQILAMTHRRATMERADVLYGVTLQEPGLSQVVGVKLDDWTN; encoded by the coding sequence TTGTATATCGGTCGCCTTCAGCTTAAAGGTTTTAAGAGCTTCGGCGGCTCGCACGACCTGATACTCTCATCAGGCTTCACCGCCATAGTTGGGCCAAACGGCAGCGGCAAGAGCAACCTTCTTGACGCTCTGCGCTGGTCGCTGGGCGACACCAGTGCAAGCAGCATCCGTGTGAAAAAACAGTCTGACCTGCTCTTCAACGGCTCCCAGAGCCGCGACGCGGCGAAGGAGGCAGAGGTGACGCTCCACCTCAAAGAAGAAGACCGTCTCTGCGTCATAAAGCGCCGAGTGACCGCGCCGGACGGTGCTACCAGCCTCTTCGTAGACAACTCGCGCAAGACGCTCATTGAACTGGACGAGGTCAAACGCGGCTGGAAACTCGAGGGCGCGCGCTTTGCCTTCATAGGGCAGGGCGAGATACAGGCGGTGCTTAAGCAAAGCCCCTCCGAACGCAGGATGCACCTCGAAACGCTCTTTGGCATAGATATATACAGGAAAAAAAGGATGGATTCGCAGAACCGCCTGCAAACGGTAAAAGAAGAATACGACCAGCTGCGGCATCTTATGGGCGAATTATCGGCGCGCCGCGAGGAGATAGCTCCGGAGGCGGCGCGCGCGGCGCAGATGCGGGCTATACTCGACAGCATCGAGGACGACCGCAAAATGCTCTATTGGCTGCGGCGCGCCTCGTGCGAACAGGCGCTTGCTTCGATAGTCCGCGAGATAGAGGCGGCGAACGCGCTCTGCGAGGGGACGATTTTCTGGTCGCGCTTCTGGAAGAGCGCGGCGCAGGAGATAGAAAGAAGAATAGGGCAGGCGGCGCAGCAGCATCAGCAGCAGAGCTGGGAGCTGGAACAGTGCCGAAACCGCTTTGCCTCCCTCACTAAATCCGGTTATTCGTCGGCCGCCACGCTTCGCGGCGCGAACGCGCGCCTCATAGAGGCGGGAAAAGAAAACGCGGAGACGAAAAAGCATTACGAAGAACTTTTGGCGGACCAGAAAAAAGGTCTTGCGGAAAATAAAAAGGCGCGCGAAGAGGTTGAGCGCGCGCAGCGCACACTTGAAGAGGTCGATAAAAAATGGGCGCTCTACAACGAACGCCTCGAACAGACCAAGACGGAACGCGAAAACTGGAACAAAGAAAAGGGCCGTCTTGACGGAGAGCTGCAAAAATGCAAAGCGAAGCTCGGCTTCCTTGGCAAAGACCTGCTTGAACTTCGCACGAAAAAGACAGACGCGCCGGAAGAACGCAAAGATATAGATTTACAGATAAAGCTGCTGGAGGCCGAATGCGAAAAGGCTAACGCCGAGCAGGAGGTGCTCGTAAAGGAGCATACGCGCCTTTACGCGCTCTGCCAGACGATAGCGCAGGAGATGCAGCGCGCGAAGCGAAATGCCGTGACGCTGCGCTCAAAGCTCAACGACACGGTTGAAGCGCTGCAGGCGGGCCTTTATCCCGGCCCCGTAAAGCATCTGCTCTCCGCGGCGAAGCTCAAAAGACTTGACGCCGACCCGCACGCGGTGATAGACGTCTTCTCTGCGCCTGCCTCGCTTTCCGCCGCACTTGAAGCCTACCTTGGCGGACGCCAGTTTCAGCTGCTCGTAGAGAATATGGACGAGGCGGGGCGCTGCATAAACAGGCTCAAACAGAACGCGGCAGGAGTCGCCTCATTCCTTCCGCTTGAACGCGCGAGGCCGCGTTTTCCGAACAAGGCCGCGCGTCTTCCGTCACGCGGCGTCGTCGGCTGGGCCATCGAACTTATCCGCGTGGAGCCTCACTGGCTTCCCGCCATAGAACACATCATGGGCGACCTGCTCATAGTAGATTCCTACGACGTCGGCAAAGAGCTAGTCCGCGGCGGCTTCAAAGGCCCCATCGTCACAACGGAGGGCGACGTATTCCAGCCCGGCGGCACAGTAAGCGGCGGCCGCAGCCAGAAGAGCGGGCGCGTGCTTGAAATGAAGGCGCAGGCGGCGAAGCTTGAAGAAGAGGCACAGGCGGCGCAGCGCGAGGCCGACGAACTCTCAAAGAGCTTCAAAGAGGCGGAGGGCAAAGAGATAGCGGCCTCCGAAAGTAAGGAAACATATACAAAAAAAATACGCGAACTGAACGGCAGAGTGGCGCTTCTTGAAGACCAGCGCGAGTCCATCGCAAAAGAACAGCGCAGAGCCGCCGGAGAAAAGAGCCGCATTCTTGAATCTATAAAGCAGGAGGGCGCTAACTGGACCTCCATCCTGAAATCACTGGAAGAGCTAGAGGTAAAGCGCGACAGCGCGTCGGACGTCGAGGACGACCGCCATCTCATTGAGGAGCGCGAAAGATGCAAGTCCGAGGCCTCCGTCGCCGCAGGGAAACTCTCTTCCGGTTTTGCGATAATGGAGCGCATCAGAAACGAAGTAAAATCCGCGGAAAACAAGCTGCGCCGCCTCGAAGAAGAGATGAGCGAGCTTGACCAAAACTGCGTGCGCGAACGCGCGAACCTTGCGCGCGTAGGCGGGAGCTGCCTTGAAATACACCTTCGCCGCAAAGAGCTGCTTGCGGAGATGGAAGAACACGGCGGCCTCTACGCGAAGCTTGAAAAGGCGCGCGGCTACATAAGCGACAGAAAAAGCGGCGCCGACGCAAGAATGCGCGGAGAGTCCGAAAAATTCTCGCAGGCTCAGGCAAAGAAAAACGAAAACGAACGCGAGATAGACGAACTTATAAATACCTGGGAAGAGCAGTATCCGTACCCCGGCGCGGCAGAGCTGCCGACGGACCGCGACATGGAGGAGCTGCGCCGCAAGATACGCGACGGCGACAGAAAAATAAAGGCCTTCGGCGACGTCAACATGGGTGTGCTCTCCGAGGATCAGAACCTAAAAGACAGGCTCGCCTTCCTCGGCGAACAGACCGACGATGTGCGAAAAAGCGCGCAGGAGCTGGAACGCCTCATAAACGAAGCCGACGCGATGGCCTACAAACAGTTCTCCGAGTCGCTTCTTAAAGTTGACGAACGCTTCTGCTTCCTCTTTAAAAAACTTTTCGGAGGCGGCGAGGCGCACCTTGTCATGACGGAGGGCGAGACCATTTGGAACACTGGCGTTGAGATAGACGCGCGGCTGCCCGGAAAACACGCGCAGGTGCTGAGCCAGTATTCCGGCGGCGAAATATCGCTCATCTCCGTCTCGCTGCTCTTTGCGACGATGGAGGTCGCCGGCTCCCCGATAGCGGTGCTCGACGAGGTAGACGCCGCGCTTGATGAATCGAACCTTCGCCGTTTCAGCGAGCTTACGAAAGAATACGCAAAAAGCCGCCAGATACTTGCCATGACGCACAGGCGCGCCACAATGGAACGCGCCGACGTGCTCTACGGCGTCACGCTCCAGGAGCCGGGGCTTTCGCAGGTTGTCGGCGTCAAGCTAGACGACTGGACCAACTGA
- the rsmI gene encoding 16S rRNA (cytidine(1402)-2'-O)-methyltransferase: MPLIIVPTPVGNLEDMTLRGLRELRDADVIACEDTRHTLRLLNHFEIKKPLFSCHEHNESERVEMMLARLEAGERVALVSDAGTPGLSDPGGIIIKAAMERGLPCSVLPGANALLPALLLSGMDMTSFVFVGFLKGKEQEKKKRLEELKDIKETLVFYMSPHRLLKELNLIGAVLGDRRASLVREISKIHEETLSGTLLSFCDTIPEEKIRGEFVCVVEGAPARETPLCEDDWKEEALHLAAEGEPVKKTAVLLAEKYGVQPNKVKKFLIENRTGEEA, from the coding sequence ATGCCGCTCATAATCGTACCGACGCCCGTCGGGAACCTTGAAGACATGACGCTTCGCGGTCTGCGCGAACTGCGGGACGCGGACGTCATTGCCTGTGAGGATACGCGGCATACGCTGCGACTGCTCAACCATTTTGAGATAAAAAAGCCGCTATTTTCGTGCCACGAACACAACGAAAGCGAACGCGTCGAAATGATGCTGGCCCGTCTTGAGGCGGGGGAGCGTGTCGCGCTCGTCTCTGACGCGGGCACACCGGGGCTTTCAGACCCAGGCGGCATCATAATCAAGGCCGCGATGGAACGCGGACTGCCCTGCTCCGTGCTGCCGGGCGCAAACGCGCTTTTGCCTGCGCTTCTGCTATCGGGCATGGATATGACCTCATTTGTGTTTGTCGGCTTCCTGAAAGGAAAAGAACAGGAAAAGAAAAAACGTCTGGAAGAACTGAAAGATATAAAAGAGACGCTGGTCTTCTACATGTCCCCGCACCGGCTACTGAAAGAGCTGAATCTTATAGGCGCGGTGCTGGGCGACAGGCGCGCTTCGCTCGTTCGCGAGATAAGCAAGATACACGAAGAGACGCTTTCTGGCACGCTGCTTTCATTTTGTGATACAATTCCAGAGGAAAAAATACGCGGCGAGTTTGTCTGCGTAGTAGAGGGCGCGCCCGCGCGCGAAACGCCTCTCTGCGAAGACGACTGGAAAGAAGAGGCGCTCCACCTTGCCGCGGAGGGCGAACCCGTGAAGAAAACGGCCGTGCTGCTTGCCGAAAAATACGGCGTTCAGCCCAATAAAGTCAAAAAGTTTTTAATAGAAAATCGCACTGGGGAGGAAGCATAA